The sequence taaaagaacaaaaatgcCCGAacatagcacgggcacaaaatgtAGTATGAGTTTAAATACACCACTCCAGGATCCAGGGTATCTTGGACTATGAAAATCAGAAAATCGATTCCCACCGACTGTTCTTTCTCATTCTCTTTGACAGGTGTTAGCGGGCATTAGACAGAATGGCCTCCATGGTTATTTAGTGATTTTGCGTCTTTGAGAGGCGACCCGCATCTGTAGCGACAGCCTCGCACACGACACCAACGATGTTTCTCCTTCTCCCATGAAACCAGGCATCTTCATTTTCACATTCATACTAATTATGTTAATGGGCTattatcatcatcttcctcctctTAATCTTCCTTTTCCCCGTTTTTCGcttcacctaataaaacaaaaAACCCTAGCACCACCAACACCATGGATGATCCTAATGACAGAGGAGGAGGAACCacaccatcaaaagaaaatacatcaACTCCACTTTCTCTCATTGCAGAGGCCTTTGAAGAACTTGCAAGAACTATAAAATCTAAAGATTTTCAAGATCTAAGATTGGGTACTTTTTCTGAAGCTTGTTCTCTCGTTTCTGTTCTTTTTGGTTGCCTTGGAATCGCTTTCAAATTTGCAGAGATGGAGTACGTTGCAAAGGTGCCTAGTTTTTCCAACGCACATTTTTTATTCTTCGTATTTTGTTTCATTTGCTGTTAAACATTGTTCTACCTTCACGATGGACAACTTCAAAAAGCCCTAATCCTTAATCGTACTTCGTTCTTACATGTGTCTGAgattgttattatttttattttattttgatcatgTGTCTGGACaacttttttgttttcattttcattatttcctgttttttcttttattttcttaatatgtGACTCTGGTGATTACAGGTCTGGATTACATCTTGCTACGTGTCCATAATTTAGTGGTTGTAGAACTCTACCCCTTGCATACCCTTTTCTCATTTACTTTGAATTCATTCCCCATTCTATGCGTTAAGTATTCTAAATTTAAAAGAAATTCATTCCCCATTCTATGCGTTAAGTTTTCTGAATTTAAAAGAACTCTTCATACATTATTCACTGGATAACTAGCTGGGATTTCTTGATTTTTCTTATCCTTAACTAGCTTGAAATCTTGAGTATGTAGAGATTAGAGCATGAAACATGGGGCTGTAATTGTGTCAGCAGTCGCTGTGATTTTATTGAATTTGGTGTCTCTTATACCTTCCCGAATAGTCTCAGCTTGTGTTGTGCCATTGGCGAGAATTTTTTGGCTACTAACAAAGGCATTCATATCTATTTAGTAGTATACATTTTAGAAGAGGGTGCCAAAAAGATTCATAAGTCATGATAATATTAAGTACACTCTAACTTGCCGCTTAGGAGCAAAGTAGCCTGCCTCGTTCTCATACTCGTGCCAGATTTCTGAGAACTTGTACTATATGTAACTGCATATGTATATAGAAACAGTGTTGAGAGAAACCTGGAATGTTCAGTTACATGGTTCCCATATGGATATGTGGTATATGCATGTCACATATACTAGGGGTATATGTAATCAGTATGTGGCTGGCTTTTGAACTCTTATTTGGTGCACTAATTAATATTCTCTATCTAATATAATGGAAATAATTGCATTTTAATCAGAACAGAACATAAAGCTAAATCCTTTTAACACATAATATTCTCTATTGTTCTATGCTCCGGATAAGGAGGGTTTACGAATCTCAATTATAGGTTTTTGTGTCATTTTTTACTTCATCGGACTGTCAAAACAAAAGGTAGGTAGGATCGAGTTTCGATCCGCAAGCACATGCACAAAAGGCAAATGGTAGAACCCAGTGGGATACGCTGGGTAACCGACTATTAGTGTCAGCACACATAGAAGAATAAATGAAGATTACGAGTTCGGGAAAAGTTTCAAGGAACTATCCATTAGACTGAATTTGATGAGGGAACCTAGCAATTGCAATCTGGCTATATCCATTTCAAAACTACCACAGTTACTGAAGATTTTCTTTACTCTCTTTTACAGTCAAATTGAGTGCTCTTGAGATTCAGCTGATGTCTTGTCAAGAAAATTCCTTCAACTTATGTCACACAGTTTCAGAGTAATGAATCACATCCTAGTACTTCTAGACACTTGATACCTTGTGCAGCCTTTTGATGACAACGAATAAGTTTCTGATACTTATTTTACTAGTTTATTTATTCCATTTTGCtgtatctttttgtttttttctttcttttttctgatTGCTCTTTCAAACAAAGGTTCTCAGTGGAGCTAATAATGCACATATTGATGCTATGCAGGTGCAAGACTTAGTCCAAGCATCAAAAACATTTGGTACTTTGAGGAATATAATTGACTATGATGTTGAGAATGATACTGTGAGAAAGCCTGGTAGCTCTACTCGTAACTTACGTAGAGTTAGACAAGGTCTTGACCTCATCAGAGCGTTATTTGAGCAATTCATCTCATCAGAGTATGTTCAAACTAATACAGCCTACTTTTGATTTTACCCTCAAACAGCTCAAAATATTGGCTGATGTTAAATGCAAAAATCTGTGGCAGAATATTATGAAGTAACTTTTTGTGCTACTCTATACAGGGTGCTAATTTGACGAATAGTTGCAGATGTTTCTGTGCTTACTTGTAATTTTGTGTGTTGCtaatggtttgtatgaattacaTCTGTGTGACTGTGTCTCTTCCAGTGAATGCTCTCTGCGAGAAGCAGCTTCATCTGCTTATGCAGAAGTCTGTGCTCCATTTCACACGTGGGCAATTAGGACAGCGGTTTTTGCAGGGATGTGTGCACTCCCGTCAAAGCAACAACTTATACTGAAGCTGAATGAAACAGGTGAGCATCTCTTTGAGATGAATTAGATAGGTTTTTCTTTGCTTTGCACATTAAGCCAGCCCTTGGGGATGGTCTATAGCTCGTTTGGAACTTTTATACTCATCGTATTTAATAGTATTCAAGGTATCAACCAAAAGGAAGTATAACTGGTTTAGGCATGCAATTTCTACTAGACAAGATTTATGGGGTCGTCAATAATAATGGACGAATATCAACCAAAATTAATGCTGACGAAACTCTCCCCTTCCATTGTTAAAATGAGATGAGTTTCGAAGAAACTTGAGCTGGATGGCTCTCTTATTCGACTGCCCGCCTACCCCTTTAATACCGAACTGGATTTTCTGTAGAATGTTTCTCTGTTCCTACCTGTTGCTTAACCTCGTCAATTGCATTTAATTTTCTGATAGATGATTCTGAGGGTTGGTTGATTAATTGTTTTCTTTTACGTCAGATAGTTTTCTTAGAAATCTCAAATATAAAGTCATTTTTTGCAGACCAGTCCGTGGAGAGGGAAATGAGAAGGTACATTGACGCCTCAATTCCCGTGATAGAGTACATTGATAAGCTTTACATCTCTAAGAACATCACTTTAGACTGGTAATGTTGCCATTTCATTTGCAAACACCTAGAACCGATATTGTGCAGAGCTGAAATTCTTTACCGACTTGTTTTCAGCTTTGATAGCGAACTAGATAATTTTTGCTCGCATTCAATTTGACTTATTCTGCCACAGCTTAGTgtaactttttcttcttgtttttaatGTATTTAATTATGTTGTACAAAATTGAAATTCGGTTGAACATGGTCACATGGGTACTTTGCTCTGCTCGCCAAGAACCCTAAGCAGATTCGTGAATGTATGATGATTTGCATCAGTGAGTAATTTgggtatgaaaaaggacttgagATATACATTGTAATAGTTGGATTTGTAGTTTTTTGTTACAAGTTTTTGTTTATTTCTCTAGATCAAAAAAAAGCTGGGTAAATAAGGGATTTCATGTAAGAAGTATATGTCGTTTACCTTTGCTTATGTTTAAAACGTTAATCGCAATAGGGGTTATATTAAGGGTGCTTTTCAACTCCTAGTTGAAACAGAAGACAAAGGGAACGCTCCCATTTTACCACCCTAGTTCACCTAAATTCCTATCTCACCTATATCATTGGTCCGAAAATCTAGGCTGACCAGTCCTTCAGACCAGCTTGGTACAGTGCCATTttgtcaaaaagaaagaaaaacgaaAAGCAATCAGAAGGTTCAGAACCTTAGATTGACTGGAAATTAGTGTTTAGGGAATTAGGTTAAACGTGTTCACAACAGAAGTTTATCCGTCAGCCATAAATTTTATATGAAAAACTTCCTGAAACAGTCTCTATTCTCAAGAAATTTTTACCCTTTATTACTTTGCTGCAAATTTTGTAAAACAAATGTTATTTCACTATTTAACTGCAGGTTGTAAAAAAGAATGTGAACAATGAAACTTACTTTCTAAAGAACAGTTCCTAAAAACAGCAGTGGTGTAAAACCAAGTTTTCCAAGCCACAGACCGTTCAACTCTCAATCATAACTTTCTCATCCATCCACCCACGTAGCAGATACGAAGCTTGGCCACTCACTGTCTACAATGTGAGGCTTTCTGGGTTCTCTATAATTTTTGCAAATGTCTTGAGGAAGGATGCCAAGTCAGCACCGTAAATAACCCGGTGATCAGCTGTTACATTGACCTGGCAAAGATAAAAAACAAACATATAATAGGATTCCAGCTCAGTCTAGAAATCTTGTAGTTACGGTTAGAAAACAAGATTCAAAAATATACAGCTAAACCAAATGAGCTTGAAACATATAACCATTATTTCCATGTCATCAAAGCATGTATGCAATGAGAGGCGATTTTCTTTTGAGAAGCGAAGAGGTGCCTCAAAGCGACCGCCTCAACTAGCAAGACAAAAGAAACAGCTAAATTTGTACAAATGACTGAAATATTGTAAATTTAATGTGTTTCATTAATGCAGAAAAAGACTAAGAAATATTTCATCCGAAATCAAATTATAGCCCACAATTCAAACAAGTCATCTTAGTATCCTATCATATTTAAGAACAAACtagaaacatgaaatatcaagCTAGGAACAACAATCTTAGGTTTTGGTTGCCACAGAGGCGGAAGTTTCTTAGTGTTTTCGTAACCACAAAGGAACAATTTATAAGCTAATTTCAAGAAAACCTCTAAAAAGGTGTTCTGACTTTGTAGAATAATTTAGGGTTGAGGGCGTATGCCggttggaaaaagaaaaatgcgtAGAACCATCCATGTCATGGGAGCACGATATAACTACAGGGCCAGCACCCAGTAGTATATACTATAAGTACAGTCCATTGTTCAAGTCTTTTTAAGTTTGTTTTTAAAAGACAATTCATTATTCTTATTTATCAACCGCTATTAAAAATTTAACCTACAGAAAATACAAGGAATGAAGGTTATGAcaatatttatgaaataaagaaaaGCAAAATGCCATTGTGCAAATCCTATGTAAGTTCCAGGTTGTTTTTATAGAGTTATGAACACATATAACATTTTTCATCTTCCCACAAGATTGGATCTTTATATTAGAACAGGCACGGCTAGACTGATAAGAAACACCACACTGAACTTACTGGTGAACAAGGAGATTTGACATATAGTATGTtttaagaaaaagagagagagagaaaagaaatccATGCTAGAAAAGTTATTAGTCAGCAGAAATTCATTTAGGTATGATTACTGAAACAAAGACCATGGGAAATAAATAGAGTTACAAAAAATCTGGTTCTGATACATGCAAATCAAGTTTGGAAATATATAATGATTCCTGTTGTTGAACAATTGCAGTTCATATAAATTAGAGAGAACACAAGAAATGCAGCAGATTGTGGAAATCAAACAGTAAAAGTATCAAAGGTTTTAGAAGTGAGAATCATTGTTATATCATGATTTCCCCTTGGAAAAGTTAACCAGGTAGGTGTTTACTGACCAGGGAGAATAATATTGATTGGAACCTAATTTTGCAGTTCAATTACTAAGCTGGCTAGCTGATATTCATCAACTTGGGAGAGCTCGTGATGATTTACCGGTTAGAACTACCAAAATTTAGGGACACCTGACCAAAATGGGAACACCAAACAAATGACTAGTATGACACAAACATGGCAAGCGGAAGCAGTTCACACTTTCCATAAAAGAACCAACATAATATGATATGTACTCAAGTACGGGTTAAGGGTATATCTAGACTATATCAAAGGCTTGATGGGCTGAAGAGTTTGAAAAACCTAAAAGATATGAACAAGAGAACTTTCACTGAATGAAACCATGGATCAAAGCATGTGTATTTAGCTGTTTGCTTCTACCAGTACTACAGAGAAAGGTGGTTAAAGGTAAGCTGGTAAAAATATAGCCTGCACCTGAACTAATTAGCTAAAATGGAGGGAGAAAACAGATAGAAGCAAAGGAGGGAGAAAAAATGGACTGTGTGAAGTATAGAGGACGGAAAGGATTGTTCTTTACTTTCCAAAGCCATATTAAAAGCATTTCCTTCAAAGGGGAGTTTTTTAAGTAACAATTAGAGCTACATATATACTGATGCAGGGGCATCATATCCCCTCTCTCAAGTGCTTTATTAGCATGAAATAACCAAAAAAGGCTTATTTGCATAGCGCACACAAGCACTTAACGGTAGCCAATGCCAAATAAATATAACAGATCATACAGTTTTGCATCAAACATAAATGCTCAGTTTTTTGCTTCAACTCGAGGAAGACTACTATAGCACCACCGATCAAGGAAGATCAGTACAAGGGAACAGATATCAGATATGAAACTCTTCTTCCCTTCTACAAAGATTTTTTATTGTTGGTAATTTTGTTGATAAGAGTTATGACAATATGAATTCTAATCTGCACTCTCTAGAGTTCTGAAGCTTTAATGAAGAACAATGTAGGTCTACAATTGGAAGCAGTCGGTCACTGTTCCAGCTAATAATTTGTATAAGCAGCAGAAATGAAAGATGTATCTGACCACATTTTGATGACTCTAGATATTTGTGCTTAGGCTTTGAACAACTGACCATGATTATATACGCATGCGAAGTGTATGGGTATATAATACGAATCCCTTAGTTATTTTTTTCGCACAGACAATCAATGAcaagaaacttcaaagaaaagcTTACCAGCATTTGATTCTTGACACTGAAATATCCATCTTCATCTGTCACAACTGTAGGCTTTGAAGCCCCTACAGCCATAATAGCCCCCTACACGTCATATGCAGACTAGATGATTAGCAATTAGTTAAGAATAAGAAACTACACAAACCAGTTAGACAAAAGATAGTGGAGCGCATCACTCACTTGGCCTGGAGGAAGTATGGCATCGAATCTATCCACCCCAAACATGCCCAAATTGGATAGTGTGAATGTCCCTGCATATTCAACGGATTAGCATTGACAATTTTATCTTCTTCAATCCCTCAACTGCAAGTGAAAaacgaaaacaaaagaagaatggaAGTTAAAAGCACCTGAATTGTATTCGTGGGGCTGAAGTTGCTTAGAACGAGCTTTCTCTACTAGTTCTTTCCATTTTTGAGATAGCAAATAAAGGTCCAACTAAAACATTATTAAACAACAACATGTGTTTCTGATTAGATATTCAAAACTGGCACCATTCGAAAATCGACCAACACCTAACACATCATGGATGTAAATTAAACATGGTAACAATGTGGCTGAAGATATAAGCAGTCCAAATTCAGACCTTATCAGCATCCTGAAGCACAGGTGTTATGAGCCCACCATTAATCGCAACTGCCACAGCAATATTTATACTGGTGTTATAAGTAAAACTTTTCCCATCTTTGCAGCTAGCATTCACAACAGGATGTTGAGCAAGAGCCATAGCTGCCGCTTTCGCTAACAATGCAGTCATAGTTACTCCCTTAGGCTTCACCTGAAATTTATCAAGTCCCATCTAAAgtcaaaatccaaaaaaaaaaaaaaaaaaaaaaaaaaaaaaaaaaaaaaaaaaaaaatcaaaatcaaaagaataCAATATATAAATATGAGAAATATAAAATACCTTTTCATAAAGAGCATCTAAGGCATCAGTTTTCATAGGATAACCAACACGGAAAGTAGGAACTGAAAGACTTTCCACCATATTTTTTGAAACTGCAGACTGCATTGTAGTAAAAGGAACAATAGTGGAACCTGGAATGTCAGGAAGAGAAGGAGCAGATGGTGAAGCTttaggaggaggagaagaaacaGGAGCAGAAGGAATTGATGAAGCTACATTGCTAATTTGACTAACACTCTTGGAGGAAGGCGAAACACCAGCAGCAGATTCAACATCTGCAGGTGTAATTCTACCAAATGGTCCAGTTCCAACAATTGATTCAACATTAACCTTATGTTGCTTAGCAAGCTTCTTTGCGTATGGTGTCATGACAGTCTTCTTGGGACCTTCTGAAACAGTAGGTGGGGTAGAAGAAGTAGGTTTTactggtggagaagaagaagatggttgaacATCAGAGGTAGGAGGTGGAGGAGGAGGTGAAGGAGTAGAAGATGATTTCGATGAAGCTCTAGATTTAGCTTCAGCAACATCATCTTCAGTTTCAGCAAGTAAACCAATAGCAGCACCAACAGGAGCAACTTCACCTTCGCCAACTACAATAGCAGCAAGAATTCCATCGTAAAATGTTTCAACATCCATATCAGCTTTATCAGATTCGACAACGACAACACTTTCACCTTTAGATAATAGATCTCCTTCGGATTTAATCCAGGATACAATTTTACCTTCAGTCATTGTTGAACTCAATGCTGGCATAAAGATCTCTCGGATTTTCGCTTGAATTGCTGGGATCTTTCgatttggtttatttggaaatggAATTGTTAATAATGATAAGCGACGACATGGAAATGGTAAATTGTTgttcagagaagaagaaaatgagattGTGTTTGTCGCTGTTGTAGGAACCCTTGAAAGTAGTGACGACGCCATTGCTCAAGGTTTCTTCTGCAGGCGTATTCTGGTTTTGATTTATGTTTAAAGAGAAAGGAAATGCAATGAAGTAAACCAGAGATACAATGCGTATTGCGGAGAGtgagagaaagagagagggaCGGAGAAGACGAGGTTAGAGTTAGTTGGAAGTGTTTCTTTGTTATCGCCCATCCAATCCTAGAGCTAGCAAACGCCGATTCACGCATTGTAATAAAAACACTTCCACCTAGAAAATGAACCtatgcatttttttttatcacttgttttctttttccaggaaaaGTTAACATTTTTGCTCTTAAAAATCATTTTGAAACTGTGTATTcaaactaatttttatttttttttgcttccgGATATTGAAAAGTAACTTCTAAAGTCCAAACATAACACATAAAGACCCAAAGTTAACAAGTCTTGATGTAAAAACACCAATAACATCATtctgaaaagcataaataataaaTCTAGGCCTGTTTCTAATCCAAATTCTTTCATTTCTCCAGAAGCATCATTTTTCGATAGTTTATCAGCAACGTAATTAGCCTCTCTGTATCTTGTTTGAATATCACTTGATCAAAATTATCCTTGAGTTTGATAATGTcttgaataagtttgtaaatatcGCAGTGCGGCTTGGATTCGAGCACAACAGGAGTTACTATCTACTTTCACGCGACATAAGCCCAACTCAGCATCCAGACTAAGGCCATTTCTGATTGTCCAAGCCTCGGCAACATTGTTCTTATTCTTGAAAATGTTTTTTCCAAAACACACAACAAAAGCTCTATCTCCGTCTATGATAATTTCATCAATTCCTACAAAGCCACAACCATTAGATCCGTGTTATTATTACAAAATCTAAGATTAGGAGCCTGCCAAGCTATGTTGATCTCCTCCATATTCTTCTTCTTGCAATATCCCTAAGTTAACGTGGTAAAACTCATGTGTTAATCTCAAAGCATTAGCTATAACCCATTGAACCCTATACAATTCTTCTTTACCcgataaaaaaacaacaacaaacaaatgGCTCAACATGTGTTTCGTTTGATTCTAGTTGGAAACTAGTCTCATATGCCCATGTAGGCTATCTCCCTGTTAAAATTTCTCTTTGCTTTATCTTTTCCCCTATTACCCCTCGCTATTTATTTACTTGTTACCATTGCTCATGAAATCCTCTCTTAGTTCCATGAATAGTGAACATCCCTAGTGAAAGACAAGAACAATAAATCctagaaaatgaaaagaaaaactagCAGAAGGCAAGGGGGCATTGATTAGCATATGAAGGAtctaaattaaagaaataaatgtCACATGGATGACTTGAAGATCTGAGGAAACATCGAGACTTTACCATTGATTTGAGAAAACAACAAGGTCAAAAACACCTTTAAAACTCGAAATGACgatggtaccaagtacaccacaatcttttcgatatcaacataCTACAAATACACATTGTGTAATCTAATACAAACAGGAACTGTCAATGAGAATGCTTAAACAAAATATACACTTGTTATATAACGTAAATTCGAAACTAAACCAATAATGTATGTGATCAAACCAAGTGTTGGTTAACGTACAATGCTATACTTTAATTATAACCATAACAATAATTTTAATGTGGAAAGTAAAGTAAaggcacacaacaagattttgttaacgaagaaaactgCAAGGCAGAAAAACCTTCGGACCTAGtcaagttttgaatactcttggaattaagccactatagaaATTGAATataacaacttcgtatagttgagaccaagtaaactaactccaagttactcagTTTCTTCAACATTCGTGCACGCACAACCAATATGGTCTACCCACGTGTATCATAAggtagagtccactatcttaactTGCTTCACCTGATGTGTAGAATTCAACAACTCAACTCCTTTAGATCGTAACCCGAAACATTAAAGGACTAAGATATTTCAGCAACCTCTCTATTAACCTCCTAGATCAACAAGTTAATCCGAGATAAATTGAGTGTAAAGGTTCTTTCTTTTAAATAATACAAGTTGATAACACGTGCATTGCAGGGTGGCTGCCACACTACTGGAATTGTATGGGTGAATCTCGGAACACATATTTACATTTTTAAACTACTAATAACATATGTTTGCCATAGATTTAAGAACGCCTACAACGTTACAGTAGGTACATCATTTTGACCACAGTTTCAGCAACATATATAAGCGTTGTATTTTAAAAAGTGTGTCTGACTGTgggaaatgaaaaatatgtgtggTGTACGAAAAATATGGCGGTACACAAAAAATACTACGGTACACCAAAATGATGCTGTCATTAAAGAGGGGGGAGATAAACTCTTTTGTTTGGTTAAATCAACTAAGATAAAGACTATCGAAATATTCAATCTTGATTTACAAACTATCAAAGTAGATATCAAAGAGAAACACCTAGATAGATTGGCGATCTATACAACGAGATTTAAAGTCTATTCGAGATAAACAACTTGCCAGATCCCAGTCAATCAAGTGTGCAAGAAGTatatcacaaagatcagaataccaaaataattttttttcttatggtCTTCAATTTTCGAAGTACCTGCACAAA comes from Papaver somniferum cultivar HN1 chromosome 7, ASM357369v1, whole genome shotgun sequence and encodes:
- the LOC113298401 gene encoding ACD11 homolog protein-like, whose amino-acid sequence is MDDPNDRGGGTTPSKENTSTPLSLIAEAFEELARTIKSKDFQDLRLGTFSEACSLVSVLFGCLGIAFKFAEMEYVAKVQDLVQASKTFGTLRNIIDYDVENDTVRKPGSSTRNLRRVRQGLDLIRALFEQFISSDECSLREAASSAYAEVCAPFHTWAIRTAVFAGMCALPSKQQLILKLNETDQSVEREMRRYIDASIPVIEYIDKLYISKNITLDW
- the LOC113298402 gene encoding dihydrolipoyllysine-residue acetyltransferase component 4 of pyruvate dehydrogenase complex, chloroplastic-like, producing MASSLLSRVPTTATNTISFSSSLNNNLPFPCRRLSLLTIPFPNKPNRKIPAIQAKIREIFMPALSSTMTEGKIVSWIKSEGDLLSKGESVVVVESDKADMDVETFYDGILAAIVVGEGEVAPVGAAIGLLAETEDDVAEAKSRASSKSSSTPSPPPPPPTSDVQPSSSSPPVKPTSSTPPTVSEGPKKTVMTPYAKKLAKQHKVNVESIVGTGPFGRITPADVESAAGVSPSSKSVSQISNVASSIPSAPVSSPPPKASPSAPSLPDIPGSTIVPFTTMQSAVSKNMVESLSVPTFRVGYPMKTDALDALYEKVKPKGVTMTALLAKAAAMALAQHPVVNASCKDGKSFTYNTSINIAVAVAINGGLITPVLQDADKLDLYLLSQKWKELVEKARSKQLQPHEYNSGTFTLSNLGMFGVDRFDAILPPGQGAIMAVGASKPTVVTDEDGYFSVKNQMLVNVTADHRVIYGADLASFLKTFAKIIENPESLTL